One part of the Salinimonas iocasae genome encodes these proteins:
- a CDS encoding EF-hand domain-containing protein — protein sequence MKRVEKLLLILLTAIAVQSIAIANAHAQNETIARLDVDKDGQVSLKEAVSDTALLRRFGAMDNNRDGKLSEEELAEGEYVAKVTTQS from the coding sequence ATGAAACGTGTAGAAAAGCTTTTACTAATACTTTTGACTGCAATTGCGGTACAATCTATTGCTATAGCCAATGCCCATGCACAAAACGAAACTATCGCCCGTCTTGACGTCGATAAGGACGGTCAGGTATCGCTTAAAGAAGCGGTGAGTGACACAGCGCTGCTGCGCAGATTCGGTGCTATGGATAATAACCGCGACGGCAAGTTAAGCGAAGAAGAATTAGCTGAAGGCGAATATGTTGCGAAAGTGACAACACAGTCTTAA